The window AGCTAAAATTTTGCTAAAAAATACAAGTTCACAGATTTATCCATGACGGATATAGTGTACCCATTATCCGTCCACGACCCGCAAatgattacatatttatatccgTATCGTATCCACAGATAACTTATTAAAATTTCTCAGTCCATGACAAATGGGTATCCGTTGGTTACGGGTTTTTCTTGCACATTGCCATCCCTATTATTACTTGGATATACAAAAGCTTTCTtacagtgtgtgtgtgtgtgtgtgtgtgtgtgtctttgCTCTACTTATTCATACCCGATCACATATGTGTAATTGCAGCTTCAAGATGTGTTTAGATCTTGTAGGGCTTCACTTTGTGAATTACTTATATAATTCGGTTAAAATGTAATTGGTTGTTAGTTAAGAAAGACAAATAGAGAATTTATTGAGGAAACTTgattataaatcatttaataACACGATAAATAGATATGATATAATCTAAAtaaattttggatatatatgtagCTATTAATTTAAATTGGGTAAATATGTAACTGTTTATAGAAACACTATCAAAACGCatcgttttatgtaaaacgccCCGTTGGTTACCACGTTTTATATTAAACGCCGCGTTTGGCCGGGTGTGTAGATAGTAAAATGCAGAGTGGAATTACACGTGGTCTGACAGCCATTCCTCTGTTTTAGGTaccgttttacataaaacgctGCGTATTAGGTTAAACGGTACCTAGAACTGAGGAATGACTGTCAGAACACGTGTAATTCTTCTTATAACTTTTACTATCTACATACCGCCCAAACTCgacattttatataaaacggaACGACAAGTGAGACGTTTTAAATATACGGCCGTTTCGGTAGTTTTGCTTCAAACAGAACCAAAATCTGTTGTACTGGCCACACATACTCGAAAATAACTTTTACAGGCAATTAATTACCGCAAAACGGAAAATTTAGATATCTGCAGGCTGTGGCGGTGGTACGCTGCTACTCTTCCTACCACCAGGCCAGTGGCGGCAAATCCTCAATCTTTCACGTACGTCTTCTCCAACTcactttttttaaatcaaatgtaTCATCTCATCTCAATTTGATTATATGTGAATTCCAGTAAGAAAATGATCACACTTTGACTATcgtttattatttgataaatgTTGACCTAActttgacttatgatttaccttgtaatgtaatgtaatttttttacaatatgatatactccgtataataatattattattgcaTATATTCCAATATACCTGAATGTATTGCGAAATTTTTGTTGTTATGTAAAGTTTTTAGTATTGCAAGAAAGCCAATAAGCAGCACTGATCCCATTAAGTGCGATTTTGTGttcaaaattaaatattacttCACGTAAATGCACATAATAATACACAAACACTTTAAATTTAGCATTTTGTGTTTAAAACAACCACCTACAATAAGTCATACTCACTTGAAATGAGAATGTCTGTCATTTTCTTGATATACAATCAAATGAAAGCATCATTAAAGTAAAAACATGCGAGAACAATTTAATTAGGCCTTTGGATTCTCTTGATGTTACAAATAAAAGTGGAAGTTTTAAATTGAAAATGGGGATTAGTATCCTGTaatataacaaactttggacgaatgtatatagtgtgaaataactaaaattgtgttcattgtatgtaatcatcttttaattatgtctattgtatgtaaaaaggcatacgtggcaaccatatatagCTGCCAGTCTgccactttttagtttttgattggtcggatacctttttttacatacaatagacataatttaaagatcattacatacaatgaacacaactttagttaaagatactttttagtttttgattaggcattcgtccaaagtttgttacattccaggatactttTCCCTTGAAAATGGGACAAAAGGGTAGTTTTGGTATTGGATGAAAAGGCCCACAATACTTTTCAGGAGAGTGAAAAAGTCTTGAAaagaataaacaaaacaaatttaccAATATACTCCAGATTGTACATgcttgtgtgtatatatatatgtgtgtatatgtatatgactTGGTTTTGTGTGGAAGTTTGTATCtggtttgattattttcttcgGAAAAGTCATGGGCTGAAATAAGCAACAAAGTGTCCGACtgatttcaaattttatttttttttggtctaGGAGAAGTGAGCAGAGATGGTCGAGTTACTAGGAGGATGGCTCAAATATCTCAGTTTGTCATATGAGCTGATATAAACGCTACACATTGCTTCATCGACCAGGTAACGTTCTATATATCTCATAATTGGTAAAATATGCTTTTATTTCTTGTCTGTTTATATGATGCAAATACATGTGAATATGTGAGTACTCATATCATCTTTTGAATGAATATTACACAATAATGATCAGTTTGAAATTCATTAATTTCCAAGCATCACCAGTAGGGAGAGCATACTAGGTAACTGTTTcccatatatgtataaaaagtataatttcCAAATTATATTTTGAAACCATGCCATCCAACCATCTAGTCATTATTGGAATCTAAAAAGGCTGCAACTTCCACTCGGGTTGGCCCTGAAGTCCATACTAGCCAGTCATGTTGTGTCAGTAGATATATCAATATGGCATTTATGGAGAAACCTTGCTTTCCTTGATTCCAATCATTAAGTGTTGACACCAGCTGCATTCttgattttgtttttctctgttcaaattatataatggtGTTTCCTGTCGTAAATAGTAACATACTTTTGCATAGAAAATATAGAGGTTTCCAGTTATCCAACAGCATGTGCTGCTGTCACCAAGAAAGCAACAATTTAGGGTCCAACAAaccatatatatttgttcaatTTGTACTgacaaatattttaaagattatgcactaattattattaaagcTTTGTAAAACTCTGGAAGGCTGCAGGCTTGGCTTTTTCAATCTTTGCGTCTAATAATACATTGTATAATGATTTGTCAACTTTATTTTAGGAACAGATGTGATATCTGATTTGGTCCATTGTGATCAATATTTGGACCTTTTTTAGCTCAAGCACCCTTTTGCTAGAACAAAATtaaattgttcttgagacaACCAGTACCTCATCGTTTGATTAGCTTACTTCCATAGTCAATCTTGCATGTTCCTAAGTCTTTGGTTTCAGttcttaaacataaacatcTACTTATTACGGAAATGATATAATTCATGGAGTTGCTTGCATGACGAGGCAGGTAACCAAAAATAGAGAAAACTATCTATGCGAGAGTGCGATATGGATTGGCAAAGAAAATTTCTAAAAGTTATGGATTTTTGTGTTGGCCTTCCTGCATTTCAACAGAAAAGGTAGACATTAACGTTCGGAGTCAAAAAGGTTGTTGGTTGCATTGtacatatttatttacaagGAGTCAAAGAACTTGATAACTACATCACACCATATAATAAATAGTACAATAGGAATAAATTTTTTTGCTTAATTTACATCAATTAGAATCCATAAAGTCACTTGTTTTGTGAGTTTAGCTACTAAGAAGGTGTCGCAACATGCTCAAAGAATGAAGTTCAACTCTTCCAAGAAGTTGACTTGAAGCTTTGGATTTTCAAACTCTTCTAAAGAGCTACTTTCAATTGTTGAAGTCTCAAAAAAGGAAAAGGGAAAGTTCAAGTCAACTTCTGTTAAGAGTCGGGTCTATCATGTGCAAGTGAACTGAATCCGAAGCTCATGATTATATTTTTCCTCTCTTCCAACTCCTTGACCACCACACATATCTTTGAAAGGGTCATTTTCGCCTTTTCAAAATAGTTGTAACTTTTGTCATATGTCTAATGATCCCTTTTGAAAAATTCTCTGGCCAGGAGCAAGGATTGCTAAAGGGTCATAAGCCAATTTCCTCCGTTGAAAGGTCTCCCACTGTTGACCAAAGTGGGCCCGCCACTCATCTTGTGTGGCATAATGTGGTAAATATTGTTTGACACCAAGGCGGGATTTCTTGCAAAAGTCTAGTACTCTTTTATTCTGAGTCAATATGTGTTCTAAACCATCTTTTCCTGTGGATAAAGGATTCGCTTGTGATAGGAGTGCCACTAGGTAGAATATATCTTCTTCTGGCAATACTGCTGAAGTACTGTTGTTCCATCtgaaataataaaagtaacatATACTCTTAGAATGATCTTTATATGTACTGAAAGTTTCAATTAGCCCTCTTGACTTCATACATAGACATTTAATACCCTTAAGAAGTGAAGCCTTGTTATTTACAAATGTCAAATGAATCTTAACTAGTTAAAGGGCTCCattcatcaattatttttatacttaaaaaattAGTGTTCAATGTTTATATTTATGAAGTAGAGCAACTGATTTGCCACCCTCAAGTACAAGGGTGTCGCTACGCTAtctcatatatattattaaggaTTTAGAATTTTACTTTGATTTATTAACTGGGTAAACAAGGACAGGGCCATTGCTTGTATCTGctaaaatttttccaaaaactTCATCAGCAAATTTGTGTATATTGCTTTTTGGAACAAGTAGATTTAGCCATGGGTGTGGCACGTCCCATAAACCCTTTTCTTGTAATTTAATCTCTGCTGTATGAACTCTGTCGAGAAACTCTACATATGTAACTTCGGTCATGAACTGTGTCGATGGTATATAACTCAGCTCAGATAGCATGCTCTCAATTTCCTGTAGCGATACAAATAATAATGgttactaaaaatatataaattcataTTTAGATTGAATAGGGATAGTAGCCCATTTGATTTTGAAAGTTGAAGTGGTACCTCATTAGTTGTATCGCCCTTGCCAGGGTTGAAGTATTTTGCTAACTCAAGGCAAAAGAGTGTTTTTCCTTCTGATTTGAATTGGCTTGCTTGATCATTGTATTTTGGATTAAATGATGATCTCCAGTTGTTAAGGAGACCTGTTCGGTTTATAACTACAAGTCCCTCGATGTAATCAAATGATTTGTCTGCAGTAATCAATTGCTCCTGGTCTTGTGTAAATGTTGTGAAATCGGAATATAAGACTCTGATCCATTTTACCTGTTCATATGGTGAAAGTGAAATTGGTCAAGTTAGTTAATCTTTATTA is drawn from Erigeron canadensis isolate Cc75 chromosome 9, C_canadensis_v1, whole genome shotgun sequence and contains these coding sequences:
- the LOC122582743 gene encoding cytokinin dehydrogenase 6-like; the encoded protein is MRLFLSLSIFRHTNLFFIRSFMIMLSSFLAIQLNLCFSNIPSSLTTLSVNGHFSFINNEFAAKDYGKQFQFLPLAVLHPKTVSDIATTVRHIWELGPSSELTIAARGHGHSIQGQAQAHRGIVISMESLKTPKMHFEIGDYSYVDVSGGELWINILKESLKHGLSPKSWTDYLHLTVGGTLSNAGISGQAFRHGPQISNVHQLEVVTGKGEVVTCSEQQNADLFSGVLGGLGQYGIITRARISLEPAAQMVKWIRVLYSDFTTFTQDQEQLITADKSFDYIEGLVVINRTGLLNNWRSSFNPKYNDQASQFKSEGKTLFCLELAKYFNPGKGDTTNEEIESMLSELSYIPSTQFMTEVTYVEFLDRVHTAEIKLQEKGLWDVPHPWLNLLVPKSNIHKFADEVFGKILADTSNGPVLVYPVNKSKWNNSTSAVLPEEDIFYLVALLSQANPLSTGKDGLEHILTQNKRVLDFCKKSRLGVKQYLPHYATQDEWRAHFGQQWETFQRRKLAYDPLAILAPGQRIFQKGSLDI